One Acetobacter oryzoeni genomic window, CAGGCCGTGCTGCGCTGCCGCCCGGTATGGCGCGGCACTGTGGCGGGGCTGGCCTGTGTGGGCCAGCTTAACCCGCCCACATGCCAGCGCATGGTGGCCGCCCTTGCGCGGGAGCACCACCACCATCAGCACGAAACAGACCGCCCGTTTATAGCCCACGGCCGGGGCGTGCGGTCTGGATCTTCCTTTGTTCAACAGGGTTGGATACGTGGCCATGCCCCGCAAGACAGCAGCACCCGCGCAGGGCGCATTAGGGCCATCAGCTTTGGCCCCGATGGCGCGCCGCAAAAGGCGCAGCACAAAACCCGTAACCCCGCTGGATATCTTCACCCGCATCATGCAGGGGGATGAAAGCATAACAGACCGCCAGTTTGATGCCGCCAAGGTGGCCGCGCCCTACATGCACCCCAAGCTTTCGGGCCTTGCCACAGATGCCCTGCCACGCCGCAGCGCAGATGCCTTTACGGATGAGGAACTGGCCGCCCTTGCGCAGGAAAACGGCGTGCCGCCGCCTTAATGGTTTGTAGCTGTTATTTGGAAAAAACCCTTTCATGCCCAACGCTCACTGCCAACCCGCACGCGCCATGCAGGCGGGCCGGGTGGCGCGGGCAGAACTGGCACGCAGGCAGGCCGCACGCCAGCATGTTCTGGATTTTGCCCGCTATACACTGCCAGATTACAAAGCAGGCGCACATCATGCCCTGCTGGCCCGCACGCTGGAGCAGGTGGAGGCCGGGCGTATTACGCGGCTGATGGTGTTTATGCCGCCCCGGCACGGAAAATCGGAGCTGACATCTCGCCGCTTTCCCGCTTGGTATCTGGGGCGTCACCCCAAGCGGCAGATTATCGGGGCCTCTTACGGGGCCACGCTGGCGCAGGATTTTGGGCGCGATGTGCGCAATATTGTGGCGTCCTCCCGCTATGGCGCGTTGTTTTCTGCAACAAAGTTGGCGGCGGATAGCAGCGCGCGTGATGTATGGCACACCGCACAGGGCGGAGGGTACACCGGCATGGGTGTGGGCGGCGGGCTAACAGGCCGTGGCGCGCATCTGGCCATTATAGATGACCCCGTAAAAGACAGGCAGGAGGCCGAAAGCCCCGCCCGCCGTGCCGCTGTGCTGGACTGGTACCGCGCCGTGCTGCGCACCCGCCTGATGCCCGGCGGCGCCATTGTGCTGGTGATGACACGCTGGAGCATGGATGATCTGGCAGGCCGCCTGCTGGATGATATGCACAACAAAACGGGTGAGGCATGGCATGTGCTGGACCTGCCCGCCCTGGCCACCGCGCACGATGCGCTGGGCCGCATACCGGGGCAGGCGCTATGGCCGCAGGCGTTTGATACGGCGGAACTTGCGCGGATACGTCAGGCCGTGGGGGAGCGGGAATGGGCTGCACTGTACCAGCAAAACCCGGTGCCGCTTTCTGGCAATCTGTTCCACACCCACATGCTGGGGGTGCAGGAGGCACTGCCCGCAGCATCTGGCCCCGCTGTGCGGAGGTGGGATTTGGCCGCCACCCGCCAGAGCGGCAGCAACAACCCGGATTGGACAGTGGGCGTAAAAATGCACCACCTGCCAGATGGGCGCTTTGTGGTGGCGGACATTACCCGCCTGCGCGGAGACCCCGCACAGGTGGAAGCCGCCTTGCTGGCCACCGCCGCGCGTGATGGTGTGGGGGTGGATATTGTGTTGCCGCAAGACCCCGGGCAGGCCGGTGTGGCGCAGGCGCGGTACCTTACCGGCAGGCTGGCCGGTTACAAGGTGCGCTGCGTGCGTGAAACAGGAGATAAAGCCACCCGCGCCGCCCCATTTGCCGCGCAGGTAAATGCTGGCAACGTGCTGCTGCTACGCGCCCCGTGGGTGCATGCGTTTACGGAGGAACTGGCAGCTTTTCCCGCCGCCACGCATGATGACCAAGTGGACGCTGCCGCCGGTGCCTTTGCAGCGCTGGCAGAGGCACACCCTCTGCCGCGCTTTGGGCCGGATTTTCTGGCCCGTATTTAGTGTGCGTGCTGCTGGCGCAAAGCCTGCTGGCGGCGCTTTTCTTCCTCACGCTGCTGGCGTTTGCGGGCGCGTTCTTCGGCCATGTTGGCGCCCAAATGGGCCTCGCCACGCTGTGCGGCCAAACGGGCTTGGCGTTCACGCTCCGCATGGCGGGCGCGGCGGGCTTCATCCCACTGGCCGTAGCAGTGCGGGCAGGATACGCCGGTTTCAAACTTGGGGCTGGCTTTGTCTTCCGCCGTAATGGGCGTGCGGCAGGCGTGGCACAGTTCCAGCTCGCCGGGTTTAAGGCCGTGGCCGACTGTTACGCGCTGGTCGAACACAAAACATTCACCCCGCCACAGGCTTTCTGCCTCTGGCACGGTTTCCAGATACTTCAGGATACCCCCTTGCAGATGGTACACCTCATCCAGCCCTTCGGCCTTGGCAAAGGCGGTGGATTTTTCACACCGAATGCCACCGGTGCAGAACATGGCCACACGCGGCTTGCGGCCCTTTGCCAGAAGTTCCTCACGGTGTTGGCGGAACCATGCAGGAAATTCCCTAAAGGTTTTAATCTGCGGGTCTATCGCACCTTCAAACGTGCCTACGGCCACTTCGTAATCATTGCGCGTGTCTATCAGAATGGTGTCGGGGTCTTTTAACAGTTCGTTCCATTCTGTGGGGGGTACGTAGGTGCCCACAATGTGGTTGGGGTCTGTGCCCTCCACACCCATTGTGACAATTTCCTTTTTCAGCCGCACCTTCATGCGCAGGAAGGGCATTTCTGGCGCGCGGGAGAACTTGACCTCAATATCCGCGCAGCGGGGCAGGGTGCGGATATGCGCCAGCACGGCCTCAATACCGGCATCTGTGCCTGCAATGGTGCCGTTAATGCCCTCGGATGCCAAAAGCAGAATGCCCTTTACCCCGTTGGCGGTGCACACATCCTGCAACGGCCCGCGCAGATCAGCCGGGTTTGCAAATGGGGTAAAGCGGTAAAGGGCCGCCACGCAAATGGGCAGGGCTGCGTTTTGGGTATCGGGCGTGGGGGCAGTGGGCTGGGCAGTCATGCTCGGCAAGTTCCTTGGGCCTGTTGGGTGATTGCAGATCATCCGTTCCGCGCCACGGCTTACAGCACCGCAATCAGGTTGCATTTCAATGCCGCCCATTTACCCGCCAGTAGCGGGGGCAGACAAGTTTTTTTCCAATTTTTAACTAAGGGCAGGGTATGTCTGGTTTGTCTTTTTCTTCCCGCGCTTGGCTGGGGTGGTGGCAGCGTTTGCGCGGGCAGCGTGTCCCCGTGGCCCTGCCGCGTAAGGAGCCGGTGCTGCCCCAGGGGGCCTTTGCGGCAGATGTGGCCAAGGTGGCCCCGGCAGCGGTGGTCCGGGCAGATGTGTTTGCCCCGTACCGGCCCCCGCGCGGGGTGCGGGCCAATAACAGCACCGCCCCGTTGGCCATGGATAGTGCCGCCACACAAAACGCCCCCGGTGTGCTGGACTGGCTGCGCACTGCCGTGGCGGATGGGGTGGTGTTTCCCTTGCTATTGCGGCCAGAAACCTTCCGCCAAGGCAGTTTGCGCGCCTTGGTGCCGGTGGAGCCGGTATGGACATCCTCCTTCCAGTCTGATCTGCTCACGCTGTTTTCTGCCGTGGGGCAAATTCCCTATGTCGTGCAGGGTGATACGCTGCTGGCCACTTCTGTGCAAAACACCATTGATACAGCTGTGGCTTTTGGCGCTATCCAGCCCAACGTAGCGCTTTCTGCCGCACAAGCACAGGTGGTGAACGCACAGGCAGGGCGCAGCATTGCAGATACGCTGGCCACACGCGGGTGGTACCTGCTGCCCGGGGCCTCCACCGCATCTGCCGCCACACGGGCCAGGCGCGGGCCGGTGCAGGCACGGTTCTTTTATATGGATGGGCAGTCTGTCCAGTCTATCTCTCTGGCTACGGTAGAGGTGCAGTAAGCATGTCTGATTACGATATTACAGCCGCCAACTCGGTTTTTACCATTACAGTGCCGGGGCTGTACAACACGCCCATTACGCTGGAAAACTATTCTGCCGACCGCGCTTTTGAAACCACCGCGCGGGAACTGGCAGAAACCGCCATGAGCATTGATGGCTACCTGAACGCAGGCTGGATACCCACACCCGTGCGGCAGACAATCTCCCTTGCCGCCAGCAGTGAAAGTGGGCTGGTGTTTGAAGCTATTGCCGCCGCACAGGATGCACAGCGTGGGTTGTATCGGCTTGGGGCGGAAATTCAGCTTCCCTCCATCGGGCGTAAATACACCATGGTGCGGGGGCTGTTGCAGGCCGTGGCTGCAATGCCCAGCGCAGGCCGCGTGCTGGAGGCCCGCAGTTTTGAAATTGTGTGGGAACGCGTGCTGCCTGCAGCCCTGTAAAACAGGTGTGTTTTTAAAAACAACAGGAAATAGCAGGCATGAAAACCGTGGATTACACGCACCGCCTGCCGGGGGAAGATCAGGGCAAGGTGTTTGTGCTGACACGCATGGATGCCTTTGCCGCAGATAGCTGGGCGCGCCATGTATTGCAGGCCGCCATACGTGGTGGCGCACGTGTGGGGGCCGATATGGCAGAGGCGGGCCTTGCCGGGCTTGCTGCCTTTGGGCTGGAAATTTTTGGCTTTATGGAAGAAGCCGATCTGGACGCTGCTTTGGCGCGGCTGATGCAGTGCGTAAAAATACGGCCAGACCCACACCGGCCAGAAGTAACACGTGCTGTTATTTCCGCCGATTTTGCAGAACCCGAAACCCTGGGCATGGTGCGGGCAGAGGCCTTTAGGCTGCATGTGGGTTTTTTGCAGGCCGCCGCGCACCAGCTTTTCCCCTTGGTGGCGGCTTTGCTGGGGGACGATGCCGCACAGGCCCCGTTGTAAACTGTGTAAACATCTCACCCGCCATGGCGGCGGTTGTGGCATCCGGCCTTGCAAGTTTGCATGAGCTGAAAACAGTTTACGACAGCGAAGATTTTTACACGCTTTTAGAAATACTTTCTGTGCGCAACTGGAACATGGCGCACACGCCCGCGCAGGAAAGCCCGCAAATATGGCCCAAACTGTAAATACATTGCCCCAAAGCAAGGCGCGCGCAACGCTGCCGCTGCTGGAACGCTTTTTGCAAAGCCAGAAACACACAAAAAAGAGCAGAAACAAAGGGCTTTTGGCATTATTGCAGCTTTTGCGCCAATACAGCATGGGGGCGGGACATGCGCCTTTGGGTATGAGAGCACCCGTGTTGCCCGTTGCGCACGCTCTACAGGGGAGTACGCCACCTGTGTTTGCAGCCAGAATGGGTGATGGTGTGCGGCATAAGGCGGGCGCGGTGGCTGTTAGATCAGTGCCTTACAGGCAGAAAGGTATTTTGCAAAATAACCTTTCAGTATCACGGCGCATTGTGTTGGCGTCCAGCACGGCGCAGGTGGCGGAAGGTGCTTTACAGTTTACGCACCCCGGAAAAGCCCGCCAACACAAACCCAAAAATACGGCGGATCTTCTGGCGCACAGGCCATTTTTTGTGCCGCCTGTAAGTGCATCAAGGGGCAGAAGGTCTGTGCCTCGGATACTGGCCGAAGGGAAAGGTGCTCTGGTTGCCACGCCTATATCTGCCCGCCCCACACCGGTGCAGAGGCAGGGAAGAATGCGTGATGCAAAATTCCTTAAAATAACAAGTGGTTTAGAGAGTGTTCTGGTGCATGAGCGGGGGTTTCTGAATGTTCCGCAACAGGCCGTGCATGGTGGCTTACGCACCTCGCAGCGTGTTGCTGTGGCAGACAAAGCCCAGCCTGTTGCGCGCAATATGGTGGGGGCATTTTTGCCGTCATCTTTGCTGATGCGGGCGGCGGTTCAGCCTGTTGTGGCCGTGGCGCGGCCTGCACCGGCTGCGTATGTGCCGCAAACACCTGCCAAAGCGTTTGCAACACCTTCTCCACCCCCCGCATCCGTGCCATCTCGCACAGCTATGCAAGGGCTTGGTGGGGGAGATAGCACCACTTTGGCAGCACTTTCTACGCTTGGTTCCATTTAAAAACCTGTTTTCTGTTCAGTAAAGAGTTCTGTTTTATGCCCATGTTGCCAGTTAGCCTGCCATCTGTGTGGAATATCCCTGTGGCAGCGGGGGTACCTGCCCTTATGGGGCAATCTGTTTCTGCCGGGGTGCAGGCTTCGGCCTCTGTTACGGTGGGGAGTTTGCTGGATGATCTGCAAATTACGCAGGCGGCCAGCCAGTGGGGTATTTTTACGCAGGATGGACAGCGGGTTGCTGACATCTGCCCAAGCAGCGCAAAGCTTTTTTCCGCTCACAGGTGGCCAGATCAGCAATGGTCATTACGATAGCACGGGCGCATGGGGCGGCAGCGGCAGCAATGGTGCACCGCAGGCGGGTGATATTCCGTGGGGGCCGCAGTTTATTTCCCGCCTGGGGTATAACGCCACCATGAAGGCGCTGTTCTGCCTGCGCGATGCGTTTGAGCAATATGCTTTTGCCAGCGTGCAGCTTACAGATGCCGCAGGCGGGTGGCATGAATGGCAGTTCCGCCAGGATGGCTCCATCCATATGCCAGATGGTGCGGTGGTGGCTACGCAGGGTTGGGCCAATGGGGTGTTTCAGCCCGCAGGCAGCTATGTGGGGCAGGGCACGTATCAGGCCGATTTTGCCACGCAGGATGGGCGCGTTATCAACCTGCCATACGGGCAGCGCATTCAGTCTTTTTCCGTAAATATTCAGGATGGAGATGGCATTACCTTTCCGCAGGCTTTTGCGGGGGTGCCCACATCCGTGCAGTTGCAGTGCATGCAGTATGAACAACGCATGACACTGGCCATGCCAGAACAGGCCCCCACTGCCACAGGCATTGGCGCTGTGGGTGTGCGCTACGTGGTGGATGACCACGATGGCGCGGTTTCTACCCCCATTACGGTGTGGGTTACAGCTATTGGGCCAAGGTAAAAAACCATGACATGTTCTTGCAATACCGCAGGCACGGCGTGCTCCGTGCTGCCAGAAGGGGCCGTGCTGGCGCCGGGGTGGCAACCTGCCAGCGCACGTGTGCTGCCGGTTATGATAACACCGGGCCTGTGCCTGCGTGGCCAACTGGCAGAGCAGGTGGTGCAGGCATGGCCTGCGCGCAGCAGTGCAGATGCGCTGGATTATACGCTCACCCCCGCCGCATGGCTGGAAGGCACGGGGGATACACTGGCCAGTGTAACAGCCAGCGTACCCACCGCCACCGGGCAGGATACGGATATGGCCGTGCTGTGGGTGACCATTATTCAAGGCATGGCCAGCGTGTTTTTGGGCAGCGGCCCGCCCGATACGGTGCAGACGGTGCAAATGGTGCTGCACACCGTGCAGGGGCGTAGTGTTACGGTAAGCATGCAGCTTTACATCAGCACAGAAAGTGCCGCCACGCTGGCGCCGCAGGTGCCCACCTTGCCCGATGGCACGCCCATACCGCCCAACGCATTGTTAGCCCCGCAAGGGGTTATAACCACCCCCACGGGCCAGCCCTATCTGCTGGCCTGAAGCATGGGGGTGGGAGCCAGCCCTGCTGCCCGCAGGCGGACAAGCCCACAGCGCTGTGATACAGTTTTGCCCAAAGAGATGGCCCGCCAGCAAGGCGGGTATTTGAGGCAAAAGGTATAGAAATGAAACCCAAACAACAGAAACCTGCTGATTCATTGGTGAACCGATTTAACGAGAACGTGGCTGTTAAAATGACAATCATGTTCGGCAGTATCTGGTGCGTGTATGTGTTTTTCCTGTTCTCTCTGGTGCCAGCGGTTGTGCCCCAGTGGCAGAACACGCTGCTGTATATCAGCAACTGTATCCAGCTTGTAGCGCTGCCCGCGCTGATGGTGGGCAACGCGGTGCTTAGCCGTGGGGCAGACAG contains:
- the terL gene encoding phage terminase large subunit; translation: MPNAHCQPARAMQAGRVARAELARRQAARQHVLDFARYTLPDYKAGAHHALLARTLEQVEAGRITRLMVFMPPRHGKSELTSRRFPAWYLGRHPKRQIIGASYGATLAQDFGRDVRNIVASSRYGALFSATKLAADSSARDVWHTAQGGGYTGMGVGGGLTGRGAHLAIIDDPVKDRQEAESPARRAAVLDWYRAVLRTRLMPGGAIVLVMTRWSMDDLAGRLLDDMHNKTGEAWHVLDLPALATAHDALGRIPGQALWPQAFDTAELARIRQAVGEREWAALYQQNPVPLSGNLFHTHMLGVQEALPAASGPAVRRWDLAATRQSGSNNPDWTVGVKMHHLPDGRFVVADITRLRGDPAQVEAALLATAARDGVGVDIVLPQDPGQAGVAQARYLTGRLAGYKVRCVRETGDKATRAAPFAAQVNAGNVLLLRAPWVHAFTEELAAFPAATHDDQVDAAAGAFAALAEAHPLPRFGPDFLARI
- the trhO gene encoding oxygen-dependent tRNA uridine(34) hydroxylase TrhO; protein product: MTAQPTAPTPDTQNAALPICVAALYRFTPFANPADLRGPLQDVCTANGVKGILLLASEGINGTIAGTDAGIEAVLAHIRTLPRCADIEVKFSRAPEMPFLRMKVRLKKEIVTMGVEGTDPNHIVGTYVPPTEWNELLKDPDTILIDTRNDYEVAVGTFEGAIDPQIKTFREFPAWFRQHREELLAKGRKPRVAMFCTGGIRCEKSTAFAKAEGLDEVYHLQGGILKYLETVPEAESLWRGECFVFDQRVTVGHGLKPGELELCHACRTPITAEDKASPKFETGVSCPHCYGQWDEARRARHAERERQARLAAQRGEAHLGANMAEERARKRQQREEEKRRQQALRQQHAH
- a CDS encoding DUF3383 family protein, with amino-acid sequence MSGLSFSSRAWLGWWQRLRGQRVPVALPRKEPVLPQGAFAADVAKVAPAAVVRADVFAPYRPPRGVRANNSTAPLAMDSAATQNAPGVLDWLRTAVADGVVFPLLLRPETFRQGSLRALVPVEPVWTSSFQSDLLTLFSAVGQIPYVVQGDTLLATSVQNTIDTAVAFGAIQPNVALSAAQAQVVNAQAGRSIADTLATRGWYLLPGASTASAATRARRGPVQARFFYMDGQSVQSISLATVEVQ
- a CDS encoding phage tail fiber protein, yielding MSDYDITAANSVFTITVPGLYNTPITLENYSADRAFETTARELAETAMSIDGYLNAGWIPTPVRQTISLAASSESGLVFEAIAAAQDAQRGLYRLGAEIQLPSIGRKYTMVRGLLQAVAAMPSAGRVLEARSFEIVWERVLPAAL
- a CDS encoding phage fiber-tail adaptor protein, whose translation is MTCSCNTAGTACSVLPEGAVLAPGWQPASARVLPVMITPGLCLRGQLAEQVVQAWPARSSADALDYTLTPAAWLEGTGDTLASVTASVPTATGQDTDMAVLWVTIIQGMASVFLGSGPPDTVQTVQMVLHTVQGRSVTVSMQLYISTESAATLAPQVPTLPDGTPIPPNALLAPQGVITTPTGQPYLLA